The following proteins are encoded in a genomic region of Rattus rattus isolate New Zealand chromosome 2, Rrattus_CSIRO_v1, whole genome shotgun sequence:
- the Syt5 gene encoding synaptotagmin-5 isoform X1 gives MFPEPPTPGSPAPETPPDSSRIRQGAVPAWVLATILLGSGLLVFSSCICLYRKRCRRRMGKKSQAQAQVHLQEVKELGRSYIDKVQPEIEELDPSPSMPGQQVLDKHQLGRLQYSLDYDFQTGQLLVGILQAEGLAALDLGGSSDPYVSVYLLPDKRRRHETKVHRQTLNPHFGETFAFKVPYVELGGRVLVMAVYDFDRFSRNDAIGEVRVPMSSVNLGRPVQAWRELQVAPKEEQEKLGDICFSLRYVPTAGKLTVIVLEAKNLKKMDVGGLSDPYVKVHLLQGGKKVRKKKTTIKKNTLNPYYNEAFSFEVPCDQVQKVQVELTVLDYDKLGKNEAIGRVAVGAAVGGAGLRHWADMLANPRRPIAQWHSLRPPDRARPIPAP, from the exons ATGTTCCCGGAACCCCCGACCCCGGGGTCTCCAGCGCCTGAGACACCTCCAGACTCCAGCCGCATCAGGCAGGGGGCAG TGCCTGCCTGGGTCCTGGCTACCATCTTGCTGGGCTCAGGCCTCCTGGTCTTCAGCAGCTGTATCTGTCTCTACCGGAAGCGCTGTCGGAGACGGATGGGCAAAAAGAGTCAGGCCCAAGCCCAAGTCCATCTTCAGGAAGTGAAGGAGCTGGGCCGGAGTTACATAGATAAG GTTCAGCCTGAAATAGAGGAACTGGACCCCTCACCATCCATGCCAGGACAGCAGGTATTGGACAAGCACCAGTTAGGCCGACTGCAGTATTCACTGGATTATGACTTCCAGACTGGCCAG CTCCTGGTAGGCATCTTGCAAGCTGAGGGACTGGCAGCGTTGGATCTAGGAGGTTCCTCAGACCCCTACGTTAGTGTCTATCTGCTGCCAGACAAGCGGAGGCGACATGAGACCAAGGTGCATCGGCAGACCCTGAATCCACACTTTGGAGAGACCTTTGCCTTCAAG GTCCCATACGTGGAACTAGGAGGTAGAGTGCTGGTCATGGCGGTGTATGACTTCGATCGCTTCTCCCGCAACGATGCCATCGGAGAGGTGCGGGTGCCTATGAGTTCAGTGAACCTGGGGCGGCCAGTGCAGGCCTGGCGAGAGCTGCAGGTGGCTCCCAAAGAGGAG cAGGAGAAACTGGGGGATATCTGCTTCTCTCTCCGGTATGTCCCCACGGCCGGGAAGCTCACCGTCATTGTCCTGGAAGCTAAAAACCTGAAGAAAATGGATGTAGGAGGACTCTCAG ACCCCTATGTCAAGGTGCACCTGCTCCAGGGAGGTAAAAAGGTTCGGAAGAAGAAAACCACCATTAAGAAGAACACCCTGAACCCCTATTACAACGAGGCCTTCAGCTTTGAGGTGCCCTGTGACCAGGTGCAG AAAGTCCAGGTGGAGCTGACCGTTTTGGACTATGACAAACTGGGGAAGAATGAGGCCATCGGGAGAGTGGCGGTGGGCGCAGCAGTTGGTGGGGCTGGCCTACGGCACTGGGCTGACATGTTGGCCAACCCTAGGCGGCCCATTGCCCAGTGGCACTCTCTGCGGCCCCCTGACAGAGCCAGGCCAATACCTGCACCCTGA
- the Syt5 gene encoding synaptotagmin-5 isoform X2, producing MFPEPPTPGSPAPETPPDSSRIRQGAVPAWVLATILLGSGLLVFSSCICLYRKRCRRRMGKKSQAQAQVHLQEVKELGRSYIDKVQPEIEELDPSPSMPGQQVLDKHQLGRLQYSLDYDFQTGQLLVGILQAEGLAALDLGGSSDPYVSVYLLPDKRRRHETKVHRQTLNPHFGETFAFKVPYVELGGRVLVMAVYDFDRFSRNDAIGEVRVPMSSVNLGRPVQAWRELQVAPKEEEKLGDICFSLRYVPTAGKLTVIVLEAKNLKKMDVGGLSDPYVKVHLLQGGKKVRKKKTTIKKNTLNPYYNEAFSFEVPCDQVQKVQVELTVLDYDKLGKNEAIGRVAVGAAVGGAGLRHWADMLANPRRPIAQWHSLRPPDRARPIPAP from the exons ATGTTCCCGGAACCCCCGACCCCGGGGTCTCCAGCGCCTGAGACACCTCCAGACTCCAGCCGCATCAGGCAGGGGGCAG TGCCTGCCTGGGTCCTGGCTACCATCTTGCTGGGCTCAGGCCTCCTGGTCTTCAGCAGCTGTATCTGTCTCTACCGGAAGCGCTGTCGGAGACGGATGGGCAAAAAGAGTCAGGCCCAAGCCCAAGTCCATCTTCAGGAAGTGAAGGAGCTGGGCCGGAGTTACATAGATAAG GTTCAGCCTGAAATAGAGGAACTGGACCCCTCACCATCCATGCCAGGACAGCAGGTATTGGACAAGCACCAGTTAGGCCGACTGCAGTATTCACTGGATTATGACTTCCAGACTGGCCAG CTCCTGGTAGGCATCTTGCAAGCTGAGGGACTGGCAGCGTTGGATCTAGGAGGTTCCTCAGACCCCTACGTTAGTGTCTATCTGCTGCCAGACAAGCGGAGGCGACATGAGACCAAGGTGCATCGGCAGACCCTGAATCCACACTTTGGAGAGACCTTTGCCTTCAAG GTCCCATACGTGGAACTAGGAGGTAGAGTGCTGGTCATGGCGGTGTATGACTTCGATCGCTTCTCCCGCAACGATGCCATCGGAGAGGTGCGGGTGCCTATGAGTTCAGTGAACCTGGGGCGGCCAGTGCAGGCCTGGCGAGAGCTGCAGGTGGCTCCCAAAGAGGAG GAGAAACTGGGGGATATCTGCTTCTCTCTCCGGTATGTCCCCACGGCCGGGAAGCTCACCGTCATTGTCCTGGAAGCTAAAAACCTGAAGAAAATGGATGTAGGAGGACTCTCAG ACCCCTATGTCAAGGTGCACCTGCTCCAGGGAGGTAAAAAGGTTCGGAAGAAGAAAACCACCATTAAGAAGAACACCCTGAACCCCTATTACAACGAGGCCTTCAGCTTTGAGGTGCCCTGTGACCAGGTGCAG AAAGTCCAGGTGGAGCTGACCGTTTTGGACTATGACAAACTGGGGAAGAATGAGGCCATCGGGAGAGTGGCGGTGGGCGCAGCAGTTGGTGGGGCTGGCCTACGGCACTGGGCTGACATGTTGGCCAACCCTAGGCGGCCCATTGCCCAGTGGCACTCTCTGCGGCCCCCTGACAGAGCCAGGCCAATACCTGCACCCTGA